In the Acanthochromis polyacanthus isolate Apoly-LR-REF ecotype Palm Island chromosome 20, KAUST_Apoly_ChrSc, whole genome shotgun sequence genome, CAGTGAAGACGTTTAGATTTAACTGTCGTCTTGACTGCTGGAGTAAACAGTTGGGATGCAGCTTCCCAGCAGAGCAACCCGGTTACAGGCCGTGTCCCCCTGGCGAGGCTGGTGGTAGAAGTGGGCTGCTTCTCTGGAATCCCAGACACATTCCAGAGGAAATGAACGCTGGTGTCGCCTGTGGGGGCGTGAAGAGCCTCCCTGCCACAGTGTCTGTCTCCGCTGGGTCGCCTTTGATCTGGCTGCTTTCCGAAGAACCCCCCTAGATCACTTCCTGTCCCTGACGGCCCTCACCAGTGTCCTCCCCTGCACCTCAACTCTCCGTCTGTCATTGACCACAAACTCCATCGCTGCTGAATCAGTGGTTCAGACTGTCTTTTCTGTCTATCACCTAAATGTAATTGCACTACAACTCCAAAACCCCTCTTTTCTACATCTCCTTACCACAGTCACGGACTAAATCTGGCCTAACCCAAGAGATTACATTACCTTATTACATGCCCACAAGACATTTACACGTATCCCTTATAGTATCTGTCAGTGCTGTTCATTGGTTCCCTCCGTGATCCCTTTTATATATTATGTCTGTGGTTGCAGGCAGTTCTGTCATCCCCGTTTGGTCTGTTAATAAAGAACCTGTGATGACCCTTACACTAACCTTTGTCCTacctgaaatgttttctttacagtGGTACAAAGAGTCGACAGTGTGTCTGAAGGCATCGCAAACTATGGAGGAAAGATAATTGCTGTTGAGACGGATTTAAAAAAGCTAGGTATGTATCTGGGGTAAAATGAGAGTAAAAGCTACAGTGAAATGCAGAAACATATTTATAATTTATTGTATGAATCCACATCTACAGATGATCAAGCGGGCGAGAAATCAGAGAATACCACCACAGAGATCCAGGCTTTTAAGAACAACATCTGGTCTCTGCAGAGGCAGCTGTCTGCGGTGCAAGAACGCATCCACAGCGATCAAGTTAAGCTGAATCAGCTGCAAAACATCGgctcagacatccagagcaACCAGGGTTCCATTCAGGGACTGCTGAGCAGCAACACAGCAACCTTGCGCTTTGTAAATGGCACCCTGCAGTCATATGGCAGCATCGTGGAGGGTCTGCAGGACGACACTGCCAGACTGCAGAGAGAACTCCAGCAGCAAGTAAAACTCCAAAACCAGGCGCTGCTCAGCATCAGCAGCCTGAACCTGACTCAAGCCCAGCAGAGAGGCCTCATCGCCGCCCTGCAGCGCTCAGTGGACGACACCAGCCAGGCAATACAGAAAATGCGCAACGACTTCCACAGCCTCGAACAGACGACCCGACAGACGCGCTCTGATACGGAGTGGCTTCGTAGTAAAGTGGAAAACCTGCAGATCTTGGCCAGCAATGCCTCGACTCTGGCTAAAGCCAACAACGACAGCCTGGAGGACGTCGGGTCGCAGCTTGCTTTTATGTCCAACCAGCTCCAGAACACCAGCAGCCTGGCTGACACTCATGACCAGACCCTGAGGGAGATCGTGGACCAGCAGAGGGACTTCGGCAACTTCACGTCCACAAAGTTTGACCGGTTGGAAGCACGGCTGGATGAGACGGAGCAGAGTATGGACCGAGTGACCGGCAATGTCAGCTTCACCACGCAGCTCCTAGGTGCCATCAACCTCAACCTGAACGGCCTGCGCACTTGTTCGGAGACGGTCGGCCGTCACTCAGACTTCCTGCTACAGCTCAACAACAGCGTGACGGACATGACGACGGATGCAACCAGTCTGAGGTCTCAGCAGGAAGAACTGGCAGCTCGACTGGACAAGGAAGTCACCAGCCTCTCTATCGTCATGGAGGAGATGAAGCTGGTGGACACCAAGCACTCTCAACTAATAACCAACTTCACTATTTTACAGGGTGAGAGATTTATTGCTGCACAATGTGTTGATTTAAAGTTAAAGGAGAAATTTGACTTCCTTGACAAGAGTTGCCAAGatactctctctctttcctgtgCACTAAGCATGAGGCTCTAGCCAGTAGACAGTTAGCTTAGTTTAGCACAAAGACTTGAACTAGGATGAAACAAAGTGCACTCACCAAAAGTTGTAGTTTTTCCAGACTTATGAGTCAGActgttaagctaagctaaccaacTGCTGGCTGTAGTTTCTCATTAGCTCTCAGCAAGAAagtgcatgtttttctttttcttcttctttaaacCAAAATGTGGTACTGTTCTATAATCTtctgaaacagaaccagaagcagtttctgggcattttctGCTCCTGTCCCCTTTGTTACTCACTGGGGGCTCattacttattttaaaaaaatacataattaaaaaattagatcaacatgtacaatatttttccaaatgtCCATAGATGTTACCAAGCACTGGGGGGAAAAAGTGACTGTGTATACtaaagatattttactacttatatcttaaatttgtttccatacttgtctcctttttgctctgtggaaacaaagcctgcagttcagcagagGAATCTTTATCGTGGGCATGTTAGCCTCTCGATTGTGCTGAGGAGTGcagatttttgtgtgttttacaggaTCGGACTCAGATATGAATagatgattttgatgaaatattacaattttacattttattacagaAGGGCATGTCagagatgagtagttcaaggaccaatgttttttgttttcatgtttttttttagctctaaTAAATTGTGTTGTCTTggtgatgtttttaaaatatgacatgtCTTGCAAACCGTTCAGCTGGTTTTAGTTTTCCGAGGgttaaatactttaaaatattATCATGGTCTGACAGAGTGTTTTATGTTTCAGGTCCACCTGGTCCCAGAGGACCAAGAGGGGACAAAGGACCTCAAGGACCACCTGGTCAGATGGGCCAAAagggagagaaaggagaaaaaggCGGTCCAGGAATCCGAGGACCCAGAGGCGAGCAGGGTAGTCCAGGACCACCAGGTCTTCCTGGATTAAAGGGCCTTCCAGGTGTACCTGGCATCCCTGGAACGAAGGGCTCTCGAGGGTCAGGGGGCAGGGCTGGACCTCCTGGAGCTAAAGGAGAGCCAGGTACTTCTGGACTACCTGGAAGGGACGGACAGTCTGGTCCTCAAGGGGCTCAGGGCCCACCAGGTATCCGTGGCCCAATTGGACCAGCTGGAGAGCAAGGACCAAGGGGCCTGCCAGGACCTGTCGGGCCTCCAGGACTACAAGGACCACCGGGACAACCAGGAATCCCAATCCCGGGTCCAGTAATGCCTTATGGACCAGTGTCTCTGCAGGATGAGGCAGTGGCTCCTACACTGTGGGCCCCAGGTATGACTGTACCCATTCAGGTGTATCggtttcaaaatgtttctgttcACTTTCACCAGAATGTATCCACAatgccatttaaaaacctgGTACATTTAGCAACTCAGTTTGAGATTAAATGTTTAGCCTTTTGCTGACATCACTCTCAGGTCTTTAAATGCAAAGCTCGCTAGCCGCTAGTTAGTTTAGCATACAAGGGGCAAACGGCATGCCTTACTTCTTCCAATAATAACAAACCAGTCCCTCTAAAGTTTGCTATTGAAGTTAGATATTAGTAGTAGTGAAAAAGTGGCAAGATGTGGTTTTACAGGGATTTTATGCCATTTGATGgaatattttgtgcttttatgctaagctaacaaagACTTTTTTGgctggaggggaaaaaaatgatatttcatcaaTGATAACAATTTAGTGCAATCGGATTCATTAAGTTAAATCATTTGATCTGTTGCAGGATGCCCCATCGAGTGGCTAAACTACAGAGACAAGTGCTACTTCTTCTCCAAAGACTTGCACAGTTTTGACGATGCAAAGGCGACCTGTGAATCCAAATCTGCGTCATTACTGATCATCAATGACATGGAGGAGCAGGTgaatttaaaatcctgaaaTCTGAAGTTGCTCTGCAGTGCGTCTTAAGTTGTGACTGAGTGTATTGTCTGTGAACTCAGAAATGGCTGAAGAAGCAGACGTCTGGAAAAGGCTACTTCTGGATGGGTTTGACCGACCGGGATCAAGAGAACGTGTGGCGCTGGCTGGATGGAACTGAACCTGCTTTCACGTCAGTATTAAACCAGAAAACTACTTTTATCATTGGGTACAGTTTCTGTTTCTGAGATGGATATTTAATTTCAGAGGAATGTCGTTTCCCAATATTAATAATTGTTACGTTTCACCCCCCCGGTCtcagacaaattaaattaactaAGGTTGTTCATGGGTGAAActaacaaaactgcacaaacacagaaaacggGGTTCTAAAAGAGGATAGTGTGTGGTTGAATACCACTATGCCCCACTAAATCTACAAAGGTGGCAGACCAATCAAAAACTAAAAccctttaaaagaaaatcattccccaaaacaaaaggAAGGAAGTGCTGGGTTCTGTGCATTGATGACACAAAGACACTTAGGTTTGTCGAAAGAAGGCCGACTGATGGTGTCAAACCTTCCATGTTACCTACCCACAACCAACTGAGCGCTTGGGAGATCCCTCCTTATATCACCTCCCAGCTGATTGGCAACGGCTCACAGCTGAGCTCAATCACACAGGTGCTGCAGATTGAGCCGGATTGTGAAAGCCAGGCTATGAACTTTCCAAGTCTATAACATAATAATACCATTTGCAGATGAAGCCTAAGGTTTTCAGTTACATGAAACAACACCAAATAAACACCCAAATTCCAGTCAAAATCTCAACTTGCCAACAGTTTCTGATTGGATCGACTTCACATTTCAGGTCCTGCTGCccattcaaacaaaacaaatactttCAAATTCATTCAGTCCTTTGTTTATacaagttcagtattttctgtaaactttgaaaacattttgacaaatattacgaaactgctgctgaaatgaaataatatCCAACCCCGTGTATTTGTTTTCAGATTTAATCATTCCAGGTAAAGGGATATTCCATAAAAAATACATGCTGCAGCTTATTTTACTGTTCTACTCAAACTCTGAGATGAAATTGTGTAAATCTGATGTGTGATCGCCCCCTGTTGTCTGCCTGCAGAAAGTGGAAGCCTGGTCAACCTGACAACTGGGGCCATGGGCATGAAATGGGAGAAGACTGCGCTGGTCTCATCCACGAAGGGTTGTGGAACGATTTCTTCTGTGAAGATCTCATAAGCTACATCTGTGAGAAGGAAATGGACACCTGTGAGTTCACTTCTGTCTCttcctgtgtctgtttttaggTCATTCCATCTTAAATCATTAGAGTTTCACAACAAATGTTTGCTCAGTTATTTTTGTAATCTTACAATATAGTTATTTGTAaaattttagcttgatatatacagacctgatcaaaatcttaagaccagttgaaaaattgctagaatttaccttttgcacatttggatcttaatgaggttttaagtagagctacaatatgcaaaagcaagaagggggagtgtgacaaaaagcactttgaaaaagtaatttattgaaaacaacaatgaaataactgaaatagggtgtttatcagctgatcaaaagtttaagaccaCAGGCTATAAAAGCCAAAATCTGCTCAaaattctcattttatgtcagcCATTCACATGGTCATGCCCTCCTGATGGCTAAAGCTAAGAAGCTTTCTCTTCTTGAACGTGGTCGGATCGTCGAGCTGCATAGGCAAGGCCTCTCACAGCGTGCCGTTGCTGCTGAGGTTGGACGCAGTAAGACGTTCATTctaaattttttgaaagatcCTGAGCATGATGGAACAAAAACGTCAAGCGGTAGACCCCAAAAAATTACGCCTGCGCTGAGCCGGAGGATCCGACTGGCTGTCCGTCAAGACACATTGCGGTCCTCGACCCAAATTAAAGCCCTTACTGGTGCTGACTGCAGTGCAATAATCATCAGACAGCATCTGCGGGAAAAgggtttcaaaaacaaaaaatgaattcaaaggCCTCACCTCCTTCAACGCCACAAAACTGCCTGTTTAGACTTTGCCAGGGAGCATCAAACATGGGACAttgaatcatcatcatcattcattCTCTGATGAGAAATAATGTAACCTTGACGGTCCAGATGGCTTCCAACGTTACTGGCATGACAAGGAGATCCCACCTGAGATGTTTTCTCCCCGGCACAGTGGAGGGGTCCATCACAATCTGGGGTGCGTTCTCATTCAGTGGAACACTGGAGCTTCAGGTGGTGCAGGGTCGTCAAACGGCGGCTGGTTACGTGCAGATGTTGCAGCGGGCATCCCTCATGACTGAGGGCCTACATCTTTGTGGTAACGGCTgggtttttcaacaggacaacgCAGCAGTTCACAATGCTCGCTTGACCACGGACTTCTTCAGGGAGAATAACATCACTCTTTTGGACCATCCCGCATGTTTCCCTGATTTAAATCCCACAGAGAAAATTTGGGGATGGATGGCAAGGGAAGTTTATAAAAATGGCCATCAGTTCCAGACAGTTGATGCCCTTCgtgaagccatcttcaccacttGGACCAATGTTCCCaaaagcttcctggaaacacTCGCATCAAGCATGCCCAAACGAATTTTTGAAGTGATTAACAAGAACGGTGGAGCTACTCATTACTGAGTCCTACTGAGAACATTTTTTGTTCTGGTTTGGagagttttttgtaattttttgagcgatggtcttaaacttttgatcagctgtTGAACAGCTTATTTcagtttacttgttgttttcaataaattactttttcaaagtgctttttgtcacactcccccttcttgcgtttgcatattgtagctctacttaaaacctcattaagatccaaatgtgcaaaaggtaaATTGTAGAAAttttcaactggtcttaagATTTTGATCAGGTCTGTATATTGTGACACATGGTTCAGTTGATTTCTGCAGTATCAATTTTTGTGTTAATATCTTCTCAAAAATGGGACTTTTTGTCTGACTACTTAACTCATTTTTTTGGTTCATATTTTAACTCACCAGTAATCAGAAACTATTTGGTCTATTTGTGCATCATTGTAGATTCTGAATCAGTGACATGATGAGACAAAACTACTGGTTCAAACATACTCTCAATGCATGGAAAAATGTGCCAGAAGTGGGTGAATGGGCAGTTTAAATATCTGAAAGTACTTGATatatcaatttaaaatgtcacaggtactattttaacccttgtgttgtcctgtgggtcaaaattgaccattttaaagtttgaaaatgtggggaaaaaatatatattttcacagtgaaacttctgatgttcacattttcaacattttttgggaaatctttgaacattttttggtggaaaaaaagaaatgttaaaaatgtttcttaagaagtctcaaaaaaatcatgaatattcatggatgttcttaaagaaaatattggaagttttactgatatatatgtaatcattttagatattttttagaatttttttgaagatttttacccattttttgaaaatatttacaagattttttcttgccaaatttgggtgattttttaaaataaaaaatttaagggaaacttttaaggaattattggaattttcttcctgaaggttttgcaaattttcagaaatttggggaattttttttgctgaattttgggattttttttcagacaagaaaacaatattttttgatgcctgtaaataaggacaacaggaaggttagaTATTCAATTTATGATTAAACAGTTTCAGGTAAATCAGAGGTAGTTGAGCATAAGGCCCCTTATGATTTGAAATATAAAGACCCCATAATAAGTGTATTTTCCTCTGAGGAATCTCTAaagtctttcttttgttttctgcagcaaGATCTCCAGGATCGTAGCGACGTGTTGAAAGCCAGCGCACAGTGAGCAGCTAGACTTCCCCCATGTGGCTCTGGTCCACGGCACATGGAGAGTCCGTACGGAGAGAGCAAAGGGACAATATTGAAAATGAGCccagagctgcagcagcgaGTGTCTCTTCCATGCTGACGAGGTGCCTTTCTCCTCCAAAGTGAAGCCAGTCCAACATTACCAGCAAGTGCAATACAGCAGGGCAACCAAAGACGGAggagaatctgtgtttttgtatttttttaaattaccaaaTCACCAactgatttatatatatatataaatatttttatggttatttGAAATACATCTTATAAAAACTGTACTCCATGTACAACTGAATATCTGAATGTATATTTCATTATGCAAGTTTGGTAGGAAAATATAAATTCTAAGAAGCCAAATGGACTCACCATAATGCTTTTGtatatgaaaaaagaaaataaaaggtgcaaaatgatGCGCAAAAACATAATGTCGCTGATATGCTATCTGCAAGGAAACTGTTATCTAACCTCATCAATGTCTATATAGCATTTTCATTTATGCAACTGggaataaattaaatatttacacaTAAACTTGTCACAATCAGCTTGAGTTTCAGTTAACAAGTTTACAGTTTATGTACAATTTATTTTTCACTATAAAGACGTGAACGTGTTCATGGATCCTGCCTACAAATAGAAAATGTGCCATTTTCCGCACTCAGGTATTTTCCTgttggaaaaaatgcaaaaacactacaaataaatgaaggaaaaactcacaaataaaaatgtaaaacccacagagtgtttgtatttgttggCTGATTTCTACATTTACATGCAGACAAACACATCTAGTGCATCACAAAACTCTCCTCAGTATtgtagaattttgtttattgattTTGCACAAAAAGGTATTcacatttctattgtttttttcccctttagaAATAACTTCTCCCGTTGAATTTGACattgacttttgtcgttttctccTGTCTAACCCAGATTATTAAGCAAAAAAATGTCGGTTTTCTTCGATAACCATGGGCTATGCAGTTCATTAACTAACATGTCCTTCCAGTCATTTCACATCCTGCTTTCCTGCTTCAGGTCAACTCCGTCACAGTCACTCCTTCAGCTGCACAGAAGATTGAAGTGATCTTACAATAGCACCTTTAGTAGGAGGGAGTCTAGCTACCTTTCTATCAATACGGACACGTGattccttaaaaaaacaaaacagagactgAAGACTGCGAGTGCTCACATAAATTTGAATTGTAGTCAGCGGCCTACAGGAAAAAAAGCTTCTACTTTTCATTTAAGATGCACTCTTGTAAATTAATTTGACATAGtaaacatcaaaacaacatCGAAGAATGCAGGAGCTGAGCCAAGCAGACAAATTGTTAAGTTTGAGCTGTGCTTGCTCTAAGTGACACAGTATGTGAATAAATTAAGAAATATTCTTATTTATTAACCGCTCATTTCACATTGCATCATAAGGTAAAACAAACGTACACAAAAGAAGCAGCATATTGTCTAAATGTAGATTTATTGTTGAGGTATGATAGAACTACGAATATTCTCACTTTTAGAACCTTTGTTTTCTTACAGCCACActattttaaatagaaaatctGTTGTGGAAGacactttgaaataaaaaaaaaaagccaaattaatgGGCTGGAGGGAGAAGTGGGGGGCAATTCGGGAGACTTTcaatcttccttccatttcacATTTGCTTCTTTCTCCTTCAGGTGTGGCTCAGTGCTTGTTTCTGTCAGGCGGCGATGCTTCGGTGCGACACGAGGCAGTAAGGCTGGCTGGTTGGGCGAATAGAGGACGAGACACGGCTTCTGTCTCGAGCTCCAGCAGCACTGGGACTGTAAACATGTTTCCAATGTGACCATTCAGATAGGAAAAGAAATACTCCAGATCAAGTTGTTATTGCTCAGTCAGAACTCTCGTCAGCTGTGCGGCTCGTCAGGTCCTGTGCGATGAAGAATGTAACGGCCGGCGGTGCTAAAGGTGAGATGGAGGTGAGGTGAGGCAGTGGTGGAGGGGAGGGCGACGTGGAGCAGGCGGGCTGGCTCAAACGAAGGCGTGACGAGGCGCTTGTCTAGTCGTCCTTCTCCACTATGACCTCGCCGTGAAGCACCCTTCTCCTCTGCCGCAGCATGTGGAAGTAGAGCTGAGGAAACACTGTGAGgaggacaaaaaaattaataataaatacaattattgTTATGTATCTGGGGCAGAAGGAGCCGACTGAAGCACTGATTAGGACTGTAATAACCTCTGGGACCTATTCATGATTCAGCTACTAGAACCAATTAGAGGGAAATTCAGcttcaacatccatccattctctatacaccgctttatcctcactagggtggcGGGGaatgctggagcctatcccagctgactcgggcgaaggcaggggacaccctggacaggtcgccagtctgtcgcagggctacatatacagacagacaatcacactcacattcacacctacgggcaatttacagttatcaattaacctcagtatattttgggactgtgggaggaagccggagtgcccggagaaaacccacgcatgctcagggagaacatgcaaattccatgcagaaagatcccaggcccaggccgggatttgaacgggggatcttcttgctgcaaggtgaaagcgCTAACCattacaccactgtgcagcccacttcAACTTCACAACTCAAATAAAATTTAAACTGTGAACACGACTGGACAAAATTCTTAATGAGGAACGGCACAGCAGATATTTTCATGGACCTGAAAAGAAGAATATTTAGTCTGTTAATTATAGTACAAAAGCAACTCTCGCACTTCTAAGTAGTTCAGAATTTAGATTTTCAGCTTCCTAGAAACAAGGATCGCAGAATCAGTATCGATTTTATGCAGAGCTGTCTTTTTATTGccttttaaaaagctttttattGCTTACAGAGGCGTCATTGCTTTAATTatcttatttatatttattactaTTGATATACTACATCTTTtatcttgttgtttttaactttattttaatttcacctTACTATGTTCGATCTTTCTACCCAGTTTTCTTGCCTTCTAGGTATCCAGTtcctcttttaaaaataaaaatgttatagtgatgattattattattactatcatCATGTGTATTTGAAATTCAACACAGCAGCTCATGAAAACCAGACAGTATCAGTGTCACTGGAGTaatatttactgcatgtctgCTGTATTTATTGGATGTCACACAGGTGTTAGAGACTATTTCAATCTGATGTGCACATATAATGATATAAAAAGAGCTAATGAGTATGGTTTAAATGATGGCAaatgcattctttttttttcagcagaaatCTGCTTGGTTCctttttggtggaacatttatCTCAAGATATCATTCCTTTAATATCACTGGTTGCAGCGAGGCAACAAGGGAAATGTTAC is a window encoding:
- the LOC110963803 gene encoding collectin-12-like gives rise to the protein MKDDFADEEEVQSFGYKRFGIQEGTQCTKCKNEWALKTSIALLYVLCTLLTIAVAVLGYKVVQRVDSVSEGIANYGGKIIAVETDLKKLDDQAGEKSENTTTEIQAFKNNIWSLQRQLSAVQERIHSDQVKLNQLQNIGSDIQSNQGSIQGLLSSNTATLRFVNGTLQSYGSIVEGLQDDTARLQRELQQQVKLQNQALLSISSLNLTQAQQRGLIAALQRSVDDTSQAIQKMRNDFHSLEQTTRQTRSDTEWLRSKVENLQILASNASTLAKANNDSLEDVGSQLAFMSNQLQNTSSLADTHDQTLREIVDQQRDFGNFTSTKFDRLEARLDETEQSMDRVTGNVSFTTQLLGAINLNLNGLRTCSETVGRHSDFLLQLNNSVTDMTTDATSLRSQQEELAARLDKEVTSLSIVMEEMKLVDTKHSQLITNFTILQGPPGPRGPRGDKGPQGPPGQMGQKGEKGEKGGPGIRGPRGEQGSPGPPGLPGLKGLPGVPGIPGTKGSRGSGGRAGPPGAKGEPGTSGLPGRDGQSGPQGAQGPPGIRGPIGPAGEQGPRGLPGPVGPPGLQGPPGQPGIPIPGPVMPYGPVSLQDEAVAPTLWAPGCPIEWLNYRDKCYFFSKDLHSFDDAKATCESKSASLLIINDMEEQKWLKKQTSGKGYFWMGLTDRDQENVWRWLDGTEPAFTKWKPGQPDNWGHGHEMGEDCAGLIHEGLWNDFFCEDLISYICEKEMDTSRSPGS